In Flavobacterium luteolum, the DNA window ATAAAGATTTTACAAAGGAAAGCGAATGGAAAAATGACCTTACCAAGATGCAGCCTGGAATTCATGAAAGAAAATGGGAGATTGACAGTTTGTGTTATCCCGTTCGATTAGCACACGGATATTGGAAGGAAACGGGGGATATCAGTTTATTTGATGCTAAATGGAAAGAAGCTATGCTTTTAATCCTACAGACTTTTAAAGAACAGCAGCGAATGGACGGCAAAGGCGGACCTTATAGTTTTCAGCGTCAGACAGCGTGGGCAACAGACGGAGTTCCGTTAGGCGGTTATGGCTATCCGGTAAAACCGTGCGGATTAATTGTTTCGACTTTCCGACCAAGCGACGATTCTACTTTATTCGGTTATCTGATTCCGAGCAATATGTTTGCTATTGAAATATTGGGCTATCTGATTGAAATTTTTTCTCTTCCGGCTTTAAAGGATAATGATTTGGTTGCGAAAGCCACAAAATTAAGAGATGAGGTTCAAAAAGGACTTAATGAACACGGAATTATTAATCACTCGAAATTCGGAAAAATTATAGCTTTTGAAGTAAACGGATACGGCAGTTTCCACATGATGGATGATGCTAATGTGCCGTCATTATTATCATTGCCTTATTTAGGCGCTATCGCTCCAAATGATCCTTTGTATCTGAATACAAGAAAAGTGGTGCTGTCTGAAAATAATCCGTTTTTCTATAAAGGAAAAGCAGGAGAAGGTATTGGCGGTCCGCATACAGGAGTCGATACAATCTGGCCAATGAGTATCGTTTTGAGAGCCATTACAAGTGTAGACGAAAAAGAAATAAAGACTTGTATCAGTAATTTAATCAAAACAAATGCGGATACAGGATTTATGCACGAATCATTTCATAAAGACGATGTAACCAAATTTACCCGTAAATGGTTTGCCTGGGCGAATACACTATTTGGCGAAATGATTGTACACACCAGTATTCATTATCCTCAAATTTTAAAAGACAAAAATATCTAGTACTAAAGTTTAATAAATAAAAATGAATACATCACACGCCATTGGGCTAGATATAGGGGGAACGCATATTACCGCAGCGGTTATCAATAAAACAGAGATGAAAGTTCTTGACTTTTCACTTTGTAAAGAATCTTTTGACTCTAATTTGCCAACAGATCAGGTTATGAGTATCTGGAAAAAAGTAATCAGAACGTCAATTGAAAATTCTAAAGTAAAAGATATTACAGGAATTGCAATTTGCATGCCTGGGCCATTTGATTATAAAAACGGAATTTGTTGGATTAAAGACCAGTCGAAATACGAACATTTTTACGGATTAAACATTCGAGAATTGCTTCTGGAAACTCTAGATTTTCCTGTAGATTTTCCAGTTCTTTTTGAAAATGACGCTGTTTGTTTTGGAAAAGGTGAAGTTTTTAAACAACAGGAAAATCTTTCTAAAAAAGTTATGGCGGTTACTTTAGGAACTGGATTAGGTGCTTGTTTCATTGATAAAGGAGCATCAATCAGTTCAGGTAATTCTGTTCCCGCTGATGGTGAAATATACAATCTGTCTTATAAAGATGGAATTGCAGAAGATTATGTTTCAGTTAGAGGTCTTTTATCACATTACAAATCTTTAAGCGGTAGCGATCTCAATAATGGCTTAGAACTGTATAATCTTGCGAAAGATGGAGACCAACAGGCAATTGAGGTGTTTGAAAGAATGGGAGAGGATTTAGCGGCAGTTGTTATTCCGTGGATAAAAAACTTCACAGCAGATCATATTATTATTGGCGGAAAAATTGCCAATGCAAGCGATTTGTTTTTGTCTTCATTTAACAAAACAATTCAGAAATCTGATTTAAAAGTTGAGTTTTCTATTTCAAATGACAATGAAGTTGCAGCTTTACTAGGAGCAGTCAGTTTTCTTTGCGATTAAAAACAAAAAAGGATGAGGTTTAATCTCATCCTTTTTTGTTTTAAGAAGTAATTTCAAATACTAATTTGATTATTATCAACGGATGAATATGATCCAAATAAAATCAATGCATTCTATTTTCAAATAAATAGACTACTTGAAGTCCATTAAGATATATATAACTATTGTCAGAATTGATATTCAAAGTCATTTAAGGCTTGATTCCATAGAATTTCTTGGATATCCCACGAGCCTCTGTTTGACGGTGCTTCTAGTTTTTGGGCAATTATAATTTTCTCCCCGTCAGTGCGTACATTGATCATTCCGTAAACTGTTACCAAGCGCTCTTTGTCTATTGGTGTAGCTGTAGAAGTTTTGTTTTGGGTCTTTTGCAAAAATTCTGGCGTAGATCTGGCAAGTTCGGTTGAGAATATTAATGATCTTAAACCACGACTATATTTTCCAATGGTTCCAAGCGTATCGGGACGGGGATGGCAGTGTGGCTCTTCATCTCCACTAGAAATAATGGTGGCAATAGGATTTAACGCATCCATAAACTCACTAGTAAAGTCAGATGAGCCATGATGGCAAGATTTAGCTATGTCAGTTTGAAAAACTGTCCTTGCTTGAAGTATTGCAACACGAAGAGCATTTTCAGCAGTCTGTCTTTGAGTTGCAGTACCAGATTTAATTGCAACTCTAAGAGCTGGAAGATCTGCACCAGTATAATGTTTCATCAAATGATCTTCGGCTGGTTCATTTAGGTCTCCTCCAAGAAGCAGTTTGACTTTGCCTATTTTAAGTTTTAGAATAATAGAATGACCATTTTTCGTTTTGCCTTTATTCTCCTTAAAAACCTGTAAAGCAGGCTTGCCTTGAATATTCTCTGCAACAGGTCCTAAAATTTCCATAACTGTATTTTGACTGCCAAGAGCAGGTAGTCCAGCGCGCAGTCCAATTTTATCAGCTGTGGTTTT includes these proteins:
- a CDS encoding glycoside hydrolase family 125 protein; translated protein: MQSRRKFIRNAGIFSAGLLALQTEAFGFNSDAFPFPLKDFVSKRPPVGERKFTSKAIEAAIVRIKKQIANPELAWIFENCFPNTLDTTVDFEIIDGKPDTYVITGDIDAMWLRDSTAQIWPYIPFVKEDPKLAELVKGVINRQAKCILLDPYANAFYKDFTKESEWKNDLTKMQPGIHERKWEIDSLCYPVRLAHGYWKETGDISLFDAKWKEAMLLILQTFKEQQRMDGKGGPYSFQRQTAWATDGVPLGGYGYPVKPCGLIVSTFRPSDDSTLFGYLIPSNMFAIEILGYLIEIFSLPALKDNDLVAKATKLRDEVQKGLNEHGIINHSKFGKIIAFEVNGYGSFHMMDDANVPSLLSLPYLGAIAPNDPLYLNTRKVVLSENNPFFYKGKAGEGIGGPHTGVDTIWPMSIVLRAITSVDEKEIKTCISNLIKTNADTGFMHESFHKDDVTKFTRKWFAWANTLFGEMIVHTSIHYPQILKDKNI
- a CDS encoding ROK family protein, yielding MNTSHAIGLDIGGTHITAAVINKTEMKVLDFSLCKESFDSNLPTDQVMSIWKKVIRTSIENSKVKDITGIAICMPGPFDYKNGICWIKDQSKYEHFYGLNIRELLLETLDFPVDFPVLFENDAVCFGKGEVFKQQENLSKKVMAVTLGTGLGACFIDKGASISSGNSVPADGEIYNLSYKDGIAEDYVSVRGLLSHYKSLSGSDLNNGLELYNLAKDGDQQAIEVFERMGEDLAAVVIPWIKNFTADHIIIGGKIANASDLFLSSFNKTIQKSDLKVEFSISNDNEVAALLGAVSFLCD
- a CDS encoding ComEC/Rec2 family competence protein; the protein is MDQKIITNKYGFATFPSVKIMDYVTDKKGKTTFKLVKHLLFGDWIGLLTGPDGLPVYEQHNNKQYVRVRGRNQNGWIRPEEIQSNRILEVNFVDVGQGDGCHVVTPEDQHYIMDAGASDNMFRFLRWRFNLNKPGKFPPPMDVIISHSDEDHYAGFTKIFTHEKEGRKTFTIKKVYHNCMIEKSGEDPSSLGTLISHQGKDYITDLCEYNSDFQNRVSSPTGQGNYIKMLLKTTADKIGLRAGLPALGSQNTVMEILGPVAENIQGKPALQVFKENKGKTKNGHSIILKLKIGKVKLLLGGDLNEPAEDHLMKHYTGADLPALRVAIKSGTATQRQTAENALRVAILQARTVFQTDIAKSCHHGSSDFTSEFMDALNPIATIISSGDEEPHCHPRPDTLGTIGKYSRGLRSLIFSTELARSTPEFLQKTQNKTSTATPIDKERLVTVYGMINVRTDGEKIIIAQKLEAPSNRGSWDIQEILWNQALNDFEYQF